A stretch of DNA from Syngnathus acus chromosome 1, fSynAcu1.2, whole genome shotgun sequence:
TACAATAAGTTCAAGACCATGTTCCTGGTGGGCGAGGGCGAGTGCATGCTCAGCAAGGTCCTCAACAGGTCCATAGCCGAGCAGCGGCAGCACGAGGAGGCCAAGAAAGGGACGCTGAAGAAAGCGGAGCAAGCGCAAGAAAACAACGCGAGCACAGgtaggtggaaaaaaaaaattgacctccattttgtttggatAGAATGAATAAGAGTGCAGAaacatgatggatggatggatgctagCTAGCCAGCTTCTCTCTGCCGCCACCATGTTGTGACTAGCTTGTCagtaacaaaaaatattacggatttatttttgataaaaaaagaaaaagccaaaTCTGCTAGTTGCACATGCCAGAGCAGATTAAACAATTATTtgcactcattttttttttagcagcaaCGTGGAGTctatatataatttttcatTCTCACTGGTATCCTTCTGTTGGCcttgcaaagaaaaaacaaaaaaagctaaagAGGAAGCGGTTAAATTCCAAAGGTTCCGCTGTACCGCAGACATTTTACGTACATTGACACGCATCGTTTTTGTTGTGATGCGATCTAATGGTTGAGTAACAGTTATACCTTTTGTAAAAGCCGAGAACACACGCCGCCTCCAGCCtgctcataaaataaaatggcaacatcaacaaaaaaaaaagaaaaaagcggcCGTTCCTGTTAATTGCAGCCCGTTATGCAATGAGAGGACAGAGCTTGTTACATGTCAAAATTTAAACATCCTGGTACGAGTCAATTGAGGTTCTGACTGACTTTAACCGCCGGGCAATTCTGTTCAAACCCGACCAGTCACGCAGTATCCTGAGAACTCCTGGTGAGCATCCTTAGTCCCTTTTAGGCAGGTCACAGGATTTcttgggggagggggaggacaCACCACATCCTGCGCTTGAGCATCTCGTACGACCGGATGAATACTTGACTTGCGTGAAAAGGTTCCTTTCTAATGCGCGGCGTGGCCAATGGACGGAAAATTGGAGTTATCTCCCTGAGGTCTGGTGCGAGGACATGCGTCATCACATGCTCCCAAGCGCTTGTCTTTGCTGCGGTTTTTGGACGTCTGAGCCTGTGTGTCCTCTAACCGTGTAGACAAGGCAGGCGAAGGAGATCACAGCACCGAGGAAAATAAGCAGGAGCCACGTGAAGATACCTCCTCGGGGGAGAATCTCAGGTAGCGTcttaaagaattttttttatttaacattaTTGCCACTTCTTCAGAGTTTGGTAGAAAATACTTGTTGCATGTCATGTTAGCTCtgcgtgtaaaaaaaaaaaaagaaagatgtgaCTCACACCATTACTTGGATATTTTTTGGAAGTACAGTAGCCCACTTGTCAGGCTGACAAAGTGGTATCGGTGTCATGGTATTGGTGCTTTTATTCAAAACTAGTAAATATTGTAATCTGAATCATCTTAAAAGTatttcttgtaaaaaaaaaaatgatttagcAGGTGTTCTCCTGCAATTGGTCTAACTTTGTCGATCCACTTTTCCATAGCGCTCCCGTTGCTCCAGAGGCCTCCACCTAACAGCTCGCACTGGTCCCTCAAAGTCTTCACACTGGGATGTGCCATCCAGTTGCTCACCTCAACTGGTTTCCACATTAACGAGCGTTGCAGTCAAAGTCGCTGCTTATCGCCCTTCGGTAGTCGTCGTCGTAGAAGACAAAGCACTTTGTCTGCTTTTAGTTACCGTAGTCTTTAAAGAGGGAAGTTTGATTTCATCCATTGTGTAAGTCTTTAAAAAGCTGTTTCCTCTTTTAAACGCGTGTAAATAAGAGTTATTTTTGTGCCTTTTAGTTTGATACGTTTCAGCGTCAAATAATAAAGTAGTGCACAGTTTTATCCGGTGATTGTTGATTTCATCGAATTGCTtttaccatttaaaaaaaaaaaaaaaaaagctagatCTATATTACATTAACCTGTCATAGAGATCCTGTTAAACAAGAACCACTAATATGATGAATTAAACTCAGTCAACAAATCTTTATTACaagtttcaaataaatataaaccacaaaacaggaagtcaacCTGGTGCAAAGCGGCGTCAGTTGAAAGCGCCGCGGTCCGTGTAGGGGTAAGCCAGGAATTCGCCCAACTTGTTACCGTCGGCGTCGTAGTGCAGCATGCGGAAGCATTTGTCGCAAAACACGCAAGGGTGACTCGGGGCAAACTGGTCGCCGGTGGTGCACCACCTGAGGAAAAACAGCAAGTGGGATGTCAATCGGGtgggcaataaaaaaatatatatttttttagaacgTACCTGGCAATATAAGTGTAGCAAACAGCACATTTCTGCGTGGCGGTtcggtgtttgtgagttagcAGCGGGTAGAACCTCCGGTCCAGGCAGTCGTCCTTGTGCGTCAATCTACAAAAagaccagcaaaaaaaataaaaataaaatcactggCGTCAGCAGATGGGCTCCATTACACGAGATgggtaccccccccccccacgtgCTTACGCATCAAAGACACGGTTCATTTGAGGTGTCACGAAAGCCTCTTTGCGAAACAAACCGCTTTTCACATCACGGCGGTTCCTGAGCACGTCACATCCTTAAAGGCAGAGCGGCCGCAAGATGATCTGCTTGGAGGAGGTACAACGGTGGAGTTCATTCATTCCGTGGCTGTGTGACTCCATTTATTTCCGCTTTCCGAACACAAGCTTACAACTTGGTCACGGTCGGCTCGCCGCCGGAGACTGAACGTTTGGTAGTGAAGCAACCAAACGACGATAAAGCTTATTTTTATGACCTCAGTTGATGAGCTTATTCTTTGAGTctctatttttatcttttagcAAGATGATTCCGACTGAATGATCAAATTATGGCCTTTAGAAAATTGTATTCTGCAACACTGCAATGTCGATTTGAACTCCGATTAAATTGAAGAAACTGAACTTTCACATTGGACCTCTTGGGCCAATTCTGTGACATAAAACTTGCTAATAATTATAACAGTATGAAAGCTTGAGCAAGCTTTGGTTTCCAACTCTAGGTTtcttgaatgtgttgaatatTGGTAATGATGCAGTGAGAATCAAGAAACCTCAATGGCATCTAAGGAATGCACTGAGCTCAGCTATCTTGTATGAGCTCTTCAAAAAATCAACATGGTTGTTATTCAAAAGCCGCTTGGTTCTGAAAATGAAAGTGTTTGTTTcgtctttttttgttctgatAAAAACTAAATCTTGATGACCGTTTCATTCCTTTGGCATCACTCAAGAACATCCACAGGCAGTCAATTCCCACTAGGGGGCGCTTTGGTTTTACCTGATGTctgtgatgatgacgacatGCTCACAGTCGCCCTGGTGACAGTAGAAGTAGGGGAAGCCCACTTTCACCTCCAGATCCGCCACCTTGGTGTCCTCCATCTTGGCCTGGGAATACGGCGGGAAGTTCTTAGCCTTGGCCCATGTGATCGTGGTCCTGCAAAGAACAGAAATATGTGCATATCATACGACACGAGTTCTGAAGCAGAATATACAGGGATTATTTTATCCAGATTTTTAGTGTTGGCATAAAAATGATCTGCCCCACGGGCCTATCATTCTTATTTTAGCAAATGTGAGTCAACGATAAACTTCAAGCAATCGGCTGATCCGACCACAAACGAGCCTTTCACCGAGAATTCCTCCTCTAACCTTTTTCCAATTTCCCTCACGCGGACGCTATCAGCGGTAACTCTTGTTTGAAACCTGTACGAATAATTATTCAAGGACTCTTAATTCACAAGGCTGCGTTTGTTACTGGGGTTCCAAAAAATTAGGGATGTTGGGCTCGACAAAGCAAACTTACTGGCTGATGTCGCGGCATTCGGGGTAGCGCATGTCGTTATAAAACACCCCTtcgaagaaaaagaaagcagaCTTGTAGATGTCCTGAAACACGACAAAATGTTTGCGTTACAAAAATGCGAGGTGTTTGGTGGAGGGTGATGCGCGCTCACTTTGTTGACGACATCGGGCACCATGTCCGGTGTGTTGCTGAACTCGCCGCACACTTGTAGGTCGCTAGCGCAGCAAATGGCGTCTCGCAGCTCCGACAGGCTTTGTGAGCCCAGAACCAGCAGCGTCATGTGGGGTCGGACGTAGCAAAACTGCAAGGGGAAAAGGGAACAAATGGAGAATCCAAATTTCTTGAGAATATTCTAAAAATAATCCTTGAACTCTCCACGCACCTTTTCAAATGTAGCCGGATAGTAGATATTGATTGTCAGAATCACGTCTCCTTCCGGGACTAAATTTTCCACGGTATCTGGTTTCGTCATGACGGATAGTCGCTCCTGAGAAAAGGCAGAAATCCGTCAAGCTCGTACCTCGGCAAAAGCCGAACCTTTGCCAACTCGCCTGCTCGTCTGCGTAAAGGTCGTGTCTGTtcttgttgatttttagaGAGGATTTGTAATCTTGCCTCTTTTTCCTTTCGCTGTCGAGACAAAATCACGAGGTCAGCCAATAGAGGAATTCAAAgcgaatatatatatataaaaaaaaaatgcatacatGAGAGTTTTCAACGTGGAGTCTTCAGGTACAACTTCAGGGTCCGGCTCCTGGTCCTCGGGATGGCAACGAAGTAATGCGGGGCTATTGGAAAGGTGAAATAAAAAGCCATATAAGACAAAAGCAGTCAAGAAAATAAGGCTCGTGTCCACTTCCTGGAAAGGTCAAAGGTTGCAGTATGCACCCAAACGTTGATGCAATTAAGAAACATGTAATGAGACTCAGGTGTGAAGCTTATTTAAGGTGTTAGTGTGTGATGGAGGTCATGCCCCCTTTGTGAAGTGCTCCTGTCTCTTTCTTGGCTTCTCCTCGGAGTGAGCTCAAAGGTACCTGCAGACTTCTTTGAGCTCCCGCATCATGTCCACGCTGACTCCCATCTCGTGAGCAAAATTGGCGTTGAACGTGTCTTCGTCCTCGATGCCGTAGGAATAGTCGGACGGCTTGAGTCTACTCAGCCACTCTTTTCTGAACGAATCTATGTGAAACTTTTTGGTATTCTTGTTGCCGTAGTCGTAATCTGGAATGCTTGGATTGGGCTCGGACGCTGGCGCCGAGGAAGTCGCCATGTTTACTAAAAAATAAGGAAGTACGTAAATGCAGCGCGCGGGGGATTGTGGGTAATGTAGTACCAGTACAGTTTCGCAGTGGTCTGGTGGAacatgtgaaaatattttgcggATTAAGGCACAAATCCTGTTCATGAGTATTACATTACACGACATTGCAGTACTGGACTAAATATAAAGTTGAAATATGATTTTTAGGCATTGTAATGTCAAATAGATCAAGGGTTGGCATTGTAAAATGCTTGTTATATGAACATGATCCACTAACATTCCTTTTCCTTTTTGGTTGGCCTTTTAAGCACAATACCGAACGCTAATTGCAATTTCACACCACAGCCCTGCCTGGATAGGTTACTTTTTAGATGGTCAAACAACTAGCTGATTGTGTGCCTTCACACACAGCATCACTGTGTCATATCAGGAGATAAAGTGGGCAGGCCGTAGTAAGCATAGAAAAGTATAAATATCAATGAAGGGACTCTAATGGATAATTATTTTCCAAGTGAAGGTGAAGATTTGCAAACGGAGTTGcaaagaagatttttttttttatccatcgagagaattttttattcttgGAGATGGAGCTCGCCAATGGAAACTACTCGCTGCATCAGGTTCGTTTTTgctaacaattatttttttaataacactgtcaatctttttttgtttgcatttttactGGTGGGGACTAAAATGAATCTTTATGaacattaaatggaatatTGCGTATTATTATGCCAAAATCTTTAGCTTTTCCATTCCTTCTCTTCTAGGTGGAAAAACCCTGTTCTGGAAATTTATTGTAAGTTATTTCATCCATTTTAATGT
This window harbors:
- the snapc3 gene encoding snRNA-activating protein complex subunit 3, with amino-acid sequence MATSSAPASEPNPSIPDYDYGNKNTKKFHIDSFRKEWLSRLKPSDYSYGIEDEDTFNANFAHEMGVSVDMMRELKEVCSPALLRCHPEDQEPDPEVVPEDSTLKTLIERKKRQDYKSSLKINKNRHDLYADEQERLSVMTKPDTVENLVPEGDVILTINIYYPATFEKFCYVRPHMTLLVLGSQSLSELRDAICCASDLQVCGEFSNTPDMVPDVVNKDIYKSAFFFFEGVFYNDMRYPECRDISQTTITWAKAKNFPPYSQAKMEDTKVADLEVKVGFPYFYCHQGDCEHVVIITDIRLTHKDDCLDRRFYPLLTHKHRTATQKCAVCYTYIARWCTTGDQFAPSHPCVFCDKCFRMLHYDADGNKLGEFLAYPYTDRGAFN